In one window of Mauremys reevesii isolate NIE-2019 linkage group 22, ASM1616193v1, whole genome shotgun sequence DNA:
- the LOC120388321 gene encoding galactoside alpha-(1,2)-fucosyltransferase 2-like — MKLLDFWVSFRPSLFITLCLLVILTVSALLCLDSQFPILGWRNPSLNDPGQSPSASSTEQGMWTVNSAGRLGNQMGEYATLYALAKMNGHQAYILPEMHQQLAPLFRITLPVLSRFGAWSFPWRNYGLHDWMSEEYRHIEGKYVWLTGYPCSWTFYHHLRQEILQEFSFHDHVKEEANRYLAGLRGQRRNVTYVGVHVRRGDYVWVMTKKWKGVVADKAYLEKAMGYFRAKYQEPVFVVTSNGMEWCRENIDASRGDVYFSGDGKESSPGRDFALLAHCNHTIMTIGTFGIWAGYLAGGETIYLANYTLPDSPFLEIFKPAATFLPEWIGIDANLSPLRGGTSG; from the coding sequence ATGAAGCTATTGGACTTCTGGGTCTCTTTCCGGCCATCCCTCTTCATTACCCTTTGCCTGCTGGTTATCCTGACGGTCTCTGCCTTATTATGCCTGGACAGCCAGTTCCCCATCCTGGGGTGGAGGAACCCCTCGCTCAATGACCCAGGGCAGAGTCCATCTGCCTCCAGCACGGAGCAGGGCATGTGGACCGTGAACTCTGCTGGGCGCCTGGGGAACCAGATGGGGGAATACGCCACCCTCTACGCCCTGGCCAAGATGAACGGGCACCAGGCCTACATCCTCCCGGAGATGCACCAGCAGCTGGCGCCGCTCTTCCGCATCACCCTGCCCGTGCTCTCCAGATTTGGGGCTTGGAGTTTCCCATGGAGGAACTACGGGCTCCACGACTGGATGTCAGAGGAGTACAGGCACATCGAGGGGAAATACGTCTGGCTCACGGGCTACCCCTGCTCCTGGACCTTCTACCACCACCTCCGGCAGGAGATCCTCCAGGAATTCTCCTTCCACGACCACGTCAAGGAGGAGGCCAACCGGTACCTGGCCGGGCTGCGTGGGCAGCGCCGGAACGTGACCTACGTGGGTGTCCACGTCCGGAGGGGGGACTACGTCTGGGTAATGACCAAGAAATGGAAGGGGGTGGTGGCGGACAAGGCCTACCTGGAGAAGGCCATGGGCTACTTCCGGGCCAAGTACCAGGAGCCGGTCTTCGTGGTGACCAGCAACGGGATGGAGTGGTGCCGGGAGAACATCGACGCCTCGCGGGGGGACGTGTATTTCTCGGGGGACGGGAAGGAGTCGTCGCCGGGGAGGGACTTTGCTCTCTTGGCCCATTGCAACCACACGATCATGACCATTGGGACCTTTGGCATCTGGGCCGGTTACCTGGCTGGGGGGGAGACCATCTACTTGGCCAACTACACCCTCCCCGACTCTCCCTTCCTTGAGATATTCAAACCTGCGGCCACCTTCCTGCCCGAGTGGATCGGGATCGATGCCAATCTCTCCCCGCTGCGGGGTGGAACATCTGGCTAA
- the FGF21 gene encoding fibroblast growth factor 21 produces the protein MWGGSTPVPAESWLLLAALMWGTRPPAPSQAAPLQNSSPLYQFDGQVRLRHLYTANAHTQLYLEITPQGEVRGAPDQTPYSLMEIKAVKPGVIRMQAMKTLLFLCMDPSGHLHGASSYSEEACNFREKVQRDGYNLYFSESHKVPVSLRPAEGPPGRGRPAPRLFHFLPMVSRVPVEPVLLEYDFYGDPPLDVESSDPLSMMGRLSRVLSPSYIF, from the exons ATGTGGGGTGGCTCGACCCCCGTCCCGGCggagtcctggctgctgctggctgccctgATGTGGGGGACCCGGCCCCCGGCGCCCTCCCAGGCTGCCCCCCTGCAGAACTCCAGCCCCCTGTACCAGTTCGACGGGCAAGTTCGGCTCCGACACCTGTACACGGCCAACGCCCACACGCAGCTGTACCTGGAGATCACCCCGCAGGGCGAGGTGCGCGGGGCCCCCGACCAGACCCCCTACA GTCTGATGGAGATTAAGGCGGTGAAGCCTGGTGTTATCCGGATGCAGGCGATGAAAACGCTCCTGTTCCTGTGCATGGATCCCAGTGGGCATCTGCATGGGGCG AGCTCCTACTCGGAGGAGGCCTGTAATTTCCGCGAGAAGGTGCAGCGGGACGGTTACAACCTGTACTTCTCCGAGAGCCACAAGGTCCCCGTCAGCCTGCGGCCGGCGGAGGGGCCCCCCGGCCGAGGGCGCCCGGCCCCCCGTCTCTTCCACTTCCTGCCCATGGTCAGCCGGGTGCCGGTGGAGCCCGTCCTGCTGGAATACGACTTCTACGGCGACCCGCCGCTGGATGTGGAGTCCTCCGACCCCCTGAGCATGATGGGTCGCCTCTCCCGCGTCCTGAGCCCCAGCTACATCTTCTga
- the BCAT2 gene encoding branched-chain-amino-acid aminotransferase, mitochondrial: MAAPGVRARIGAAGRVLPGRFCAALDRLLPVGPWRPISTFFKASDLRVELTNEPKPKPEVGQLQFGKHFTDHMLTVEWDRERGWGQPHIKPFQHLSLHPASSALHYAVELFEGMKAFRGQDQRVRLFRPLLNMERMSRSAARASLPPFDQLQLLECIRRLVAVDQAWVPHSDSASLYIRPTFIGTEPSLGVSRPGHALLFVILSPVGAYFSSGPMGAVGLLAEPCYVRAWLGGVGDCKMGGNYAPTILVQDEAVRAGCQQALWLYGDDHQITEVGTMNIFLFWTDPQGELELVTPPLNGIILPGVTRQSLLDLGRKWGEFKVSERSITMADLLRGLREKRVREVFGSGTACVVSPVSHILYQGKNYPIPTMENGPDLAKRFLKELTDIQYGRVPSDWVLPV, encoded by the exons ATGGCAGCGCCGGGGGTTCGAGCCCGGATCGGGGCCGCTGGGAG GGTGTTGCCAGGTCGATTCTGTGCCGCCCTGGACCGGCTGCTGCCCGTCGGCCCCTGGAGACCCATCAGCACCTTCTTCAAG GCCTCGGACCTGCGGGTGGAGTTGACCAATGAGCCGAAGCCCAAGCCGGAGGTGGGGCAGCTGCAGTTCGGGAAGCATTTCACCGACCACATGCTGACGGTGGAGTGGGAccgggagcggggctggggccagccccACATCAAACCCTTCCAGCACCTGAGCCTGCACCCGGCCTCCTCCGCCCTGCACTACGCcgtggag ctcttcgAGGGGATGAAGGCTTTCCGGGGCCAGGATCAGCGCGTCCGTCTCTTCCGCCCCCTGCTGAACATGGAGCGAATGTCCCGCTCGGCCGCCCGCGCCAGCCTGCCG cccttcgaccagctgcagctcctggagtgCATCCGCCGGCTCGTGGCCGTGGACCAGGCCTGGGTGCCGCACTCGGACAGCGCCAGCCTCTACATCCGGCCGACCTTCATCGGCACCGAG CCGTCCCTGGGGGTGTCCCGGCCCGGCCATGCCCTCCTCTTCGTCATCCTGTCGCCGGTGGGGGCCTACTTCTCCTCCGGCCCCATGGGCGCCGTGGGGCTGCTGGCCGAGCCGTGCTACGTCCGCGCCTGGCTGGGGGGCGTCGGCGACTGCAAGATGGGGGG GAACTACGCCCCCACCATCCTGGTGCAGGACGAGGCGGTGCGGGCCGGGTGCCAGCAGGCCCTGTGGCTCTACGGGGACGATCACCAGATCACCGAGGTCGGCACCATGAACATCTTCCTCTTCTGGACGGACCCGCAGGGCG aactAGAGCTGGTGACCCCCCCACTGAACGGCATCATCCTGCCCGGGGTGACCCGGCAGAGCCTGCTGGACTTGGGGCGCAAGTGG GGCGAGTTCAAGGTGTCGGAGCGCAGCATCACCATGGCCGACCTCCTCCGGGGGCTGCGGGAGAAGCGGGTCCGGGAGGTGTTCGGCTCGGGCACCGCCTGCGTCGTCTCGCCCGTGAGCCACATCCTGTACCAGGGCAAG AACTATCCCATCCCCACCATGGAGAACGGCCCCGACCTGGCCAAGCGGTTCCTGAAGGAGCTGACTGACATCCAG TATGGCCGTGTGCCCAGCGACTGGGTGTTGCCCGTCTGA
- the LOC120388326 gene encoding galactoside alpha-(1,2)-fucosyltransferase 2-like, which translates to MKLLDSWVSLWPSLFITLCLLVILTASALLCLDSQFPILGWRNPSLNDPRQSPSASSTERGMWTVNSAGRLGNQMGEYATLYALAKMNGRQAYILPEMHQQLAPLFRITLPVLSSDMVQNIPWKDYELHDWMSEEYRHIEGTFYHHLRQEILQEFSFHDHVKEEANRYLAGLRGQRRNVTYVGVHVRRGDYVRVMPQVWKGVVADKAYLEKAMGYFRAKYQEPVFVVTSNGMEWCRENIDASRGDVYFSGDGKESSPGRDFALLVHCNHTVMTIGTLGIWAGYLAGGETVYLANYTLPDSPFLEIFKPAAAFLPQWIGINADLSPLWSGNSG; encoded by the coding sequence ATGAAGCTACTGGACTCCTGGGTCTCCTTATGGCCATCCCTCTTCATCACCCTTTGCCTGCTGGTTATCCTGACGGCCTCTGCCTTATTATGCCTGGACAGCCAGTTCCCCATCCTAGGGTGGAGGAACCCCTCGCTCAATGACCCAAGGCAGAGTCCATCTGCTTCCAGCACGGAGCGGGGCATGTGGACCGTTAACTCTGCTGGGCGCCTGGGGAACCAGATGGGGGAATACGCCACCCTCTACGCCCTGGCCAAGATGAACGGGCGCCAGGCCTACATCCTCCCGGAGATGCACCAGCAGCTGGCGCCGCTCTTCCGCATCACCCTGCCCGTGCTCTCCAGCGACATGGTCCAGAACATCCCGTGGAAGGACTATGAGCTCCACGACTGGATGTCGGAGGAGTACAGGCACATCGAGGGGACCTTCTACCACCACCTCCGGCAGGAGATCCTCCAGGAATTCTCCTTCCACGACCACGTCAAGGAGGAGGCCAACCGGTACCTGGCCGGGCTGCGTGGGCAGCGCCGGAACGTGACCTACGTGGGCGTCCACGTCCGGAGGGGGGACTACGTCCGGGTGATGCCCCAGGTCTGGAAGGGGGTGGTGGCGGACAAGGCCTACCTGGAGAAGGCCATGGGCTACTTCCGGGCCAAGTACCAGGAGCCGGTCTTCGTGGTGACCAGCAACGGGATGGAGTGGTGCCGGGAGAACATCGACGCCTCGCGGGGGGACGTGTATTTCTCGGGGGACGGGAAGGAGTCGTCGCCGGGGAGGGACTTTGCTCTCTTGGTCCATTGCAACCACACGGTCATGACCATCGGGACCCTCGGCATCTGGGCCGGTTACCTGGCTGGGGGGGAGACCGTCTACTTGGCCAACTACACCCTCCCCGACTCTCCCTTCCTTGAGATATTCAAGCCTGCGGCCGCCTTCCTGCCCCAGTGGATCGGGATCAACGCCGATCTCTCCCCGCTGTGGAGCGGGAATTCTGGCTAA